The Rhodopseudomonas palustris genome window below encodes:
- a CDS encoding Cof-type HAD-IIB family hydrolase, whose product MTRIQLVISDVDGTLVTTDKRLTDRARDAVARLEASGVGFTLTSSRPPVGMRMYSDPLGITLPLGPFNGSSIVTPTLDVLEQHLIPDSAVTTSIELFERSGIDIWLFTNDNWYIRRDDGKYVAHEERTIRFSPTMEADLTSFAGKACKIVGVSADFELLKRCEPELQAALGDRALAVRSQDYYLDVTPPGRSKGTFVAAMAERLGIPTAAIATLGDMQNDLPMFGVSGLSIAMGNAADEIKQQAAHVTGRNDDDGFAAAIDFILERNARLGG is encoded by the coding sequence ATGACCCGCATCCAGCTCGTAATCTCCGACGTCGATGGCACTCTGGTCACCACCGACAAGCGGCTCACCGATCGTGCCCGTGATGCGGTGGCGCGGTTGGAAGCCAGCGGCGTCGGCTTCACCCTCACCTCGAGCCGGCCGCCGGTCGGGATGCGGATGTACAGCGATCCGCTCGGCATCACGCTGCCGCTCGGTCCGTTCAACGGCAGCTCGATCGTCACGCCGACGCTCGACGTGCTCGAACAGCATCTGATCCCCGACAGCGCGGTGACGACCAGCATCGAGCTGTTCGAGCGCAGCGGCATAGACATCTGGCTGTTCACCAACGACAATTGGTACATCCGCCGTGACGACGGCAAATACGTCGCCCATGAGGAGCGCACCATCCGGTTTTCGCCGACGATGGAGGCGGACCTGACGTCGTTCGCCGGCAAGGCCTGCAAGATCGTCGGCGTCAGTGCCGACTTCGAGCTGCTCAAACGCTGCGAGCCGGAGCTGCAGGCTGCGCTCGGCGACCGCGCGCTGGCGGTGCGATCGCAGGATTACTATCTCGACGTCACCCCGCCCGGCCGCAGCAAGGGAACGTTCGTCGCCGCGATGGCGGAGCGGCTCGGCATCCCGACGGCCGCGATCGCCACGCTCGGCGACATGCAGAACGACCTGCCGATGTTCGGCGTCAGCGGCCTGTCGATCGCAATGGGCAACGCTGCCGACGAGATCAAGCAGCAGGCCGCGCACGTCACCGGCCGCAACGACGACGACGGCTTCGCCGCCGCGATCGACTTCATCCTGGAGCGGAACGCGCGTCTGGGCGGCTAA
- a CDS encoding DUF4286 family protein, translating into MPIAGQGMLLTSMDIAPEYEADFNRWYDREHIAERVAIDGFVEARRYVALEAAPKYLGLYSTERFDVLSSDAYRTALANQTDWSRRNIAKFKNMIRGVARITLSRGQGRGAVLGLVRIRPVAGREDALRTGLSAKLDPLPLDGIISMHLLENDPTLSKPLTDPPGVTSPGASDWFVLIDGTSAAAVQAALAGRFETAIAAAGAELIAAGTYALLWDLAKADLDR; encoded by the coding sequence ATGCCGATTGCCGGACAAGGCATGCTGCTGACCTCGATGGACATCGCGCCTGAGTACGAGGCTGATTTCAATCGCTGGTACGACCGCGAGCACATCGCCGAGCGAGTCGCGATCGATGGCTTCGTCGAGGCGCGCCGCTACGTCGCGCTCGAAGCAGCGCCGAAATATCTCGGGCTGTATTCGACCGAGCGCTTCGACGTGCTGAGCAGCGATGCGTATCGAACGGCGCTCGCCAATCAGACCGACTGGTCGAGACGCAATATCGCCAAATTCAAGAACATGATCCGGGGAGTCGCACGGATCACGCTGAGCCGCGGTCAGGGCCGCGGCGCGGTGCTTGGTCTCGTCCGCATCCGTCCCGTCGCGGGCCGGGAGGACGCCTTGCGCACCGGGCTATCGGCCAAGCTCGATCCGTTGCCGCTCGACGGCATCATTTCGATGCACCTGCTCGAAAATGATCCGACGCTGTCGAAGCCGCTGACCGATCCGCCCGGCGTCACCAGCCCAGGCGCGTCCGACTGGTTCGTGCTGATCGACGGCACCAGCGCTGCGGCTGTCCAGGCGGCGCTTGCCGGCCGGTTCGAGACCGCGATTGCCGCCGCCGGCGCGGAGCTGATTGCGGCTGGGACGTATGCGCTGCTGTGGGATTTGGCGAAGGCCGATCTCGATCGCTGA
- a CDS encoding glycoside hydrolase family 15 protein produces the protein MPNPIEDYALIGDCETAALVGRDGSIDWLCWPSFDSEACFAALLGTENNGRWRIAPAEEIVRCSRRYRGDSLILETTFETATGSITLIDFMPPRGSASDVVRLVRGDRGRVKVAMQLVIRFGYGAAIPWVRRGDDGAVLAVGGPDMLVLRTPVATHGKDMTTVAEFDVGEGDQIPFVMTYGPSHLPVPDSIDPVAALKDTEDFWAEWSGRCTYQGDHRDLVMRSLITLKALTFAPSGGIVAAPTTSLPEQLGGSRNWDYRFCWLRDATFTLFALMNNGYTEEAAAWHDWLLRAVAGDPAGMQIMYGIYGERGLLEWQADWLSGYQGAQPVRIGNAAHAQLQLDVYGELIDAFHQWRNADLALDGESWALECKVLQHLAKIWDQPDSGIWELRGPRQHYVSSKVMTWVAFDRGIKSAEKFGLKAPVAEWRALRERIHADVCANGFDAEQNAFVEHYGAKVLDASVLLIPAVGFLPPDDPRVLGTLEAIERHLMSDGYVMRHDPRASKDPSVPAEGAFLACSLWLADAYVLAGQIDRAKALFNRVAGIANDLGLLAEEYDTVEKRQTGNFPQALTHIALINTANNLSAAKAAAEKPAVQRSKQN, from the coding sequence TTGCCGAATCCGATCGAAGACTACGCGCTGATCGGCGACTGCGAGACCGCGGCCCTGGTCGGCCGCGACGGCTCGATCGATTGGCTGTGCTGGCCGTCGTTCGATTCCGAAGCCTGTTTTGCCGCGCTGCTCGGCACCGAGAATAACGGCCGCTGGCGGATCGCACCTGCCGAAGAGATCGTGCGTTGCAGCCGGCGCTATCGCGGCGACAGCCTGATCCTGGAGACGACGTTCGAAACCGCGACCGGCAGCATCACGCTGATCGATTTCATGCCGCCGCGCGGCTCGGCATCCGACGTCGTCCGACTTGTGCGCGGCGATCGCGGCCGGGTCAAAGTGGCGATGCAGCTGGTGATCCGGTTCGGCTACGGCGCGGCGATCCCGTGGGTGCGACGCGGCGACGACGGCGCGGTGCTGGCGGTCGGCGGTCCCGACATGCTGGTGCTGCGGACGCCGGTGGCGACCCACGGCAAGGACATGACGACAGTCGCCGAATTCGACGTCGGCGAAGGCGATCAGATCCCGTTCGTGATGACTTACGGGCCGTCGCATCTGCCGGTGCCGGACTCGATCGATCCGGTCGCGGCGCTGAAGGATACCGAGGATTTCTGGGCCGAATGGTCCGGTCGCTGCACCTATCAGGGCGACCATCGCGATCTGGTGATGCGGTCGCTGATCACCCTGAAGGCCCTGACCTTCGCGCCGTCGGGCGGCATCGTCGCGGCGCCGACCACATCGTTGCCCGAGCAGCTCGGCGGCTCGCGCAACTGGGACTACCGGTTCTGCTGGCTGCGCGACGCGACCTTCACGCTGTTCGCGCTGATGAACAACGGTTACACCGAAGAAGCCGCGGCCTGGCACGACTGGCTGCTGCGCGCGGTCGCGGGCGATCCGGCCGGCATGCAGATCATGTACGGCATCTACGGTGAACGCGGTCTACTGGAATGGCAGGCGGATTGGCTGTCCGGTTATCAGGGCGCCCAGCCGGTGCGGATCGGCAACGCCGCGCACGCCCAGCTGCAGCTCGACGTCTATGGCGAACTGATCGACGCCTTCCACCAATGGCGCAACGCCGACCTTGCACTCGACGGCGAGTCCTGGGCTCTGGAATGCAAGGTGCTGCAGCATCTCGCCAAGATCTGGGACCAGCCCGACAGCGGCATCTGGGAGCTGCGCGGCCCCCGCCAGCACTACGTGTCGTCCAAGGTGATGACCTGGGTGGCGTTCGATCGCGGCATCAAGAGCGCGGAGAAGTTCGGCCTCAAGGCGCCGGTCGCCGAGTGGCGTGCCTTGCGCGAGAGGATTCACGCCGACGTCTGTGCTAACGGCTTCGATGCCGAGCAGAACGCCTTCGTCGAGCATTACGGCGCCAAGGTGCTGGATGCTTCGGTGCTGCTGATCCCGGCGGTCGGATTCCTGCCGCCGGATGATCCAAGGGTGCTGGGCACGCTCGAGGCGATCGAGCGCCATCTGATGAGCGATGGCTACGTGATGCGTCACGATCCGCGCGCCAGCAAGGACCCGAGCGTGCCGGCAGAGGGCGCGTTCCTCGCCTGCAGCCTGTGGCTCGCCGATGCCTATGTGCTGGCCGGGCAGATCGATCGGGCGAAGGCGCTGTTCAATCGTGTCGCCGGCATCGCCAATGATCTCGGCCTGCTCGCCGAGGAATACGACACGGTCGAAAAGCGTCAGACCGGCAACTTCCCGCAGGCGCTGACCCACATCGCGCTGATCAACACCGCCAACAACTTATCCGCAGCCAAGGCCGCCGCCGAGAAGCCGGCGGTGCAGCGCTCGAAGCAGAATTAG
- the pgl gene encoding 6-phosphogluconolactonase yields the protein MRGTDHRLVVAADADAQARLAAQRLIARIDLNHERPAICLTGGSGPQKMFELLAGEFENRIPWQRVHWFISDERFVPESDPLSNIGAAKRAFLDGRAPPQNVHAIPTDAATPGEAALRYEAELKAFYGSDQLTPGRPLFDLVLGGVGPDGHTASLFPERPQLAIQDRWVAGVDTAPVEPLVPRVTLTLPALASCAEMLFLVHGAAKRDILARVFAGEDLPSARARSHGETVWLVTQDALPENAGVA from the coding sequence ATGCGCGGCACCGATCATCGCCTCGTGGTCGCGGCCGACGCCGATGCGCAGGCCCGCCTCGCCGCGCAGCGGCTGATCGCCCGGATCGACCTGAACCACGAGCGTCCGGCGATCTGCCTGACCGGCGGCTCCGGGCCGCAGAAGATGTTCGAACTGCTCGCCGGCGAGTTCGAGAACCGGATTCCGTGGCAACGGGTGCACTGGTTCATCAGCGACGAACGGTTCGTGCCGGAGAGCGATCCGCTCAGCAATATCGGCGCGGCCAAGCGCGCGTTTCTGGACGGCCGCGCACCGCCGCAGAACGTTCACGCGATCCCTACCGATGCGGCGACACCGGGCGAGGCGGCCCTCCGTTACGAGGCCGAGCTGAAAGCGTTCTACGGCAGCGACCAGCTCACACCTGGCCGGCCGCTGTTCGATCTGGTGCTCGGCGGCGTCGGACCGGACGGTCACACCGCTTCTCTATTTCCGGAGCGACCGCAGCTCGCAATCCAGGACCGCTGGGTCGCGGGTGTCGACACGGCCCCGGTCGAGCCGCTGGTGCCGCGCGTCACCCTCACTCTGCCGGCGCTCGCCTCCTGTGCCGAGATGCTGTTCCTGGTGCACGGCGCTGCCAAGCGCGACATCCTTGCCCGCGTATTCGCCGGCGAGGATCTGCCGTCCGCACGCGCCCGCTCGCACGGCGAGACGGTGTGGCTGGTGACTCAAGATGCGCTGCCGGAGAATGCCGGTGTCGCCTGA
- a CDS encoding winged helix-turn-helix transcriptional regulator translates to MVKRTSFEKDACPVARALDAIGDWWSLLIIREGLFGVRRFNEFQARLGLAKNILSVRLRALIEHGILELAPASDGSAYHEYVLTPKGRGVFPVLVALRQWSEEFDAHPTEIATVLVDVEHGRPVKKLELHAEDGRLLAPHQTTLKPRDAVKTGKRRKLPQ, encoded by the coding sequence ATGGTGAAGCGAACCAGCTTCGAGAAAGACGCCTGCCCGGTGGCGCGCGCACTGGACGCGATCGGCGACTGGTGGTCGCTGCTGATCATTCGCGAGGGGCTGTTCGGCGTGCGGCGATTCAACGAGTTTCAGGCGCGACTCGGCCTCGCCAAGAACATCCTGTCGGTGCGGCTACGCGCGCTGATCGAACACGGCATCCTGGAGCTGGCGCCAGCATCGGACGGTAGCGCCTATCACGAATATGTGCTCACTCCGAAAGGCCGCGGTGTGTTTCCGGTGCTGGTCGCGCTACGGCAATGGAGCGAAGAATTCGACGCCCACCCCACCGAGATCGCGACCGTCCTTGTCGACGTCGAGCACGGCAGGCCAGTCAAGAAGCTCGAGCTTCACGCTGAGGACGGCCGTCTGCTCGCGCCCCACCAGACCACGTTGAAGCCGCGCGACGCCGTCAAGACGGGCAAGCGGCGCAAGCTCCCCCAATAG
- a CDS encoding gluconokinase, whose product MPVSPEPMTSEPQPRALIVMGVSGSGKSTVGEALGQRLGWRYEDADAYHSASNVAKMSAGQPLSDDDRWPWLKAIAAEIDRVIADGGSIVFGCSALKRAYRDVLVHGRDDIRIVFLDGSRELIGGRMAARKNHFMPAGLLDSQFATLERPSPDERPIIASIDAPVEAIVDDIVGQLPTPIRD is encoded by the coding sequence ATGCCGGTGTCGCCTGAGCCGATGACTTCCGAGCCGCAGCCGCGCGCGCTGATCGTGATGGGCGTCTCCGGCTCCGGCAAGAGCACGGTCGGCGAAGCGCTCGGCCAGCGCCTCGGCTGGCGCTACGAAGACGCCGACGCCTACCACTCTGCAAGCAACGTCGCCAAGATGAGCGCCGGCCAGCCGCTCAGCGATGACGATCGCTGGCCCTGGCTCAAGGCGATCGCTGCCGAGATCGACCGCGTCATCGCGGACGGTGGCTCGATCGTGTTCGGCTGCTCGGCACTGAAGCGCGCGTATCGCGACGTGCTGGTGCACGGCCGCGACGACATTCGGATCGTGTTTCTCGACGGCAGCCGCGAGCTGATCGGCGGCCGGATGGCGGCCCGGAAAAACCACTTCATGCCAGCCGGCCTGCTCGACAGCCAGTTCGCCACGCTGGAGCGCCCCAGCCCAGACGAGCGCCCAATCATCGCCTCGATCGACGCGCCCGTTGAAGCAATCGTCGACGACATCGTCGGTCAGCTTCCGACGCCCATCCGCGATTAA
- the zwf gene encoding glucose-6-phosphate dehydrogenase: protein MTTQANSNQVPEGCAFVIFGVTGDLTHRLVIPALYNLAEAKLLPEKFCVVGVTRKEMSSDGLRDSLMQGLRKYATRPVDGKVADQLLYCVTAVSADPSEPQSFDKLRERLEKLEANRNTGGNRLFYLATPPDAFAPIASELGRAGLLEETSGAWRRLVVEKPFGTDLASAKTLNDHLLSIISEHELYRIDHYLGKETVQNILVLRFSNGMFEPIWNREHIDHIQITVEEKLGVGHRGSFYDKTGALRDMVPNHLFQLLSLVAMEPPAHFNAHAVRSAKADVLAAIQIQTEQEALRNSVRGQYTSGRIGDTDIPDYRSAKDVATDSTTETFAALKLSIDNWRWAGVPFYLRTGKALSGKRTEVAIKFKEAPFSMFRCTPVQELSQNYLVIGIEPVEGISLQFNTKVPGPVIAIDGVEMTFRYKDYFKVAPSNGYETLLHDCMIGDNILFQRADGVEAGWRVVQPFLDAWKNAGAHGLQIYRAGSDGPEDADELLARDGRDWRKPG from the coding sequence GTGACCACGCAAGCCAACAGCAACCAGGTCCCCGAGGGCTGCGCGTTCGTCATCTTCGGCGTCACCGGCGACCTCACCCATCGGCTGGTGATTCCGGCGCTGTACAATCTCGCCGAAGCCAAGCTGCTGCCCGAAAAATTCTGCGTCGTCGGCGTCACCCGCAAGGAGATGTCCAGCGACGGTCTGCGCGACAGCCTGATGCAGGGCCTGCGCAAATACGCCACCCGCCCGGTCGACGGCAAAGTCGCCGATCAGCTGCTCTACTGCGTCACCGCGGTCAGCGCCGATCCCAGCGAGCCCCAATCATTCGACAAGTTGCGCGAGCGACTGGAAAAGCTGGAAGCGAACCGCAACACCGGCGGCAACCGGCTGTTCTATCTCGCCACCCCGCCGGATGCGTTCGCACCGATCGCGAGCGAGCTCGGCCGCGCCGGGCTGCTCGAGGAAACCAGCGGCGCCTGGCGCCGGCTGGTGGTGGAAAAGCCGTTCGGCACCGACCTCGCCTCGGCCAAGACGCTGAACGATCATCTGCTCAGCATCATCTCCGAACACGAACTCTACCGGATCGATCACTACCTCGGCAAAGAGACGGTGCAGAACATCCTGGTGCTGCGGTTCTCCAACGGCATGTTCGAGCCGATCTGGAACCGGGAGCACATCGACCACATCCAGATCACGGTCGAGGAAAAGCTCGGCGTCGGCCATCGCGGCAGCTTCTACGACAAGACCGGCGCGCTGCGCGACATGGTGCCGAACCATCTGTTTCAGCTGCTGTCGCTGGTGGCGATGGAGCCGCCGGCGCATTTCAACGCCCACGCGGTTCGCTCCGCCAAGGCCGACGTGCTCGCGGCGATCCAGATCCAGACCGAACAGGAAGCGCTGCGCAATTCGGTGCGCGGCCAATACACCTCGGGCCGGATCGGCGACACCGATATCCCGGACTATCGCAGCGCCAAGGATGTCGCGACCGACAGCACCACAGAGACGTTCGCGGCGCTGAAGCTGTCGATCGACAACTGGCGCTGGGCCGGCGTGCCGTTCTATCTGCGCACCGGCAAAGCACTGTCGGGCAAACGCACCGAGGTCGCGATCAAATTCAAGGAAGCGCCGTTCTCGATGTTCCGCTGCACGCCGGTGCAGGAATTGTCGCAGAACTACCTGGTGATCGGGATCGAGCCGGTCGAAGGCATCTCGCTGCAGTTCAACACCAAGGTGCCCGGCCCGGTGATCGCCATCGACGGCGTCGAGATGACGTTCCGCTACAAGGATTACTTCAAGGTGGCGCCGAGCAACGGCTACGAGACGCTGCTGCACGACTGCATGATCGGCGACAACATCCTGTTCCAGCGCGCCGATGGCGTCGAAGCCGGATGGCGCGTGGTGCAGCCGTTCCTCGATGCCTGGAAGAACGCCGGCGCCCACGGCTTGCAGATCTATCGTGCCGGCAGCGACGGCCCGGAAGACGCAGACGAGCTGCTGGCCCGCGACGGCCGCGACTGGCGCAAGCCGGGCTAG
- the gnd gene encoding phosphogluconate dehydrogenase (NAD(+)-dependent, decarboxylating) has product MQIGMIGLGRMGGNIVRRLMKDGHHAVVYDRDPQAVEALTREGATGAGGLEELVRKLDAPRAVWVMLPAGHITETTIEQLAKLLAAGDVVIDGGNTFWQDDIRRAKTLKETSIDYVDVGTSGGIWGFERGYCMMIGGDKAVVDRLDPIFATLAPGIGDIPRTPGREERDPRVERGYLHAGPVGAGHFVKMVHNGIEYGLMQAYAEGFDILKNANSDVLPNAHRFDLDIADIAEVWRRGSVIPSWLLDLTATALAKNDQLDNYSGFVEDSGEGRWTINAAIEEAVPAEVLTAALFARFRSRREHTFAEKILSAMRAGFGGHKEPQQHPEPAQQAAPQQKLKPKSERA; this is encoded by the coding sequence ATGCAGATCGGCATGATCGGCCTCGGCCGGATGGGCGGAAACATCGTCCGGCGCCTGATGAAGGATGGCCATCATGCCGTGGTGTACGACCGGGACCCGCAAGCGGTCGAGGCGCTGACGCGCGAGGGCGCAACCGGGGCCGGCGGGCTCGAGGAGCTGGTGCGCAAGCTCGACGCGCCGCGGGCCGTGTGGGTCATGCTTCCGGCGGGCCATATCACCGAGACCACCATCGAGCAGCTTGCCAAGCTGCTCGCCGCCGGTGACGTCGTCATCGATGGCGGCAACACCTTCTGGCAGGACGATATCCGCCGCGCCAAGACGCTGAAAGAGACCAGCATCGATTACGTCGATGTCGGCACCTCCGGCGGCATCTGGGGCTTTGAACGCGGCTACTGCATGATGATCGGCGGCGACAAAGCCGTCGTCGACCGGCTCGATCCGATCTTCGCGACGCTGGCGCCGGGGATCGGCGATATCCCGCGCACGCCCGGCCGCGAGGAGCGCGATCCACGTGTCGAGCGAGGCTATCTCCACGCCGGTCCCGTCGGCGCCGGCCACTTCGTCAAGATGGTCCACAACGGCATCGAATACGGCCTGATGCAGGCCTATGCCGAGGGCTTCGACATCCTCAAGAATGCCAACAGCGACGTCCTGCCCAACGCTCACCGCTTCGATCTCGACATCGCCGACATCGCCGAAGTCTGGCGACGCGGCAGCGTGATCCCGTCATGGCTGCTCGACCTCACAGCAACGGCGCTCGCAAAGAACGATCAGCTGGACAACTACTCGGGCTTCGTCGAGGACTCTGGCGAAGGTCGCTGGACCATCAATGCCGCGATCGAAGAAGCAGTGCCTGCCGAAGTCCTCACCGCCGCACTGTTCGCGCGCTTCCGCTCGCGCCGGGAACATACGTTCGCGGAGAAAATTCTCTCGGCGATGCGAGCAGGCTTCGGCGGCCATAAGGAGCCGCAGCAGCATCCCGAGCCGGCGCAGCAGGCGGCTCCGCAGCAGAAACTGAAACCGAAATCGGAGCGCGCGTGA
- a CDS encoding bifunctional transaldolase/phosoglucose isomerase: MNPVKALEKHGQAIWLDFLARGFIANGDLKKLIETDGVKGVTSNPSIFEKAIGATDEYDGAIGEALKKGDRSVGDLYETLAVEDIQNAADVLRPVYDKLEHRDGFVSLEVSPYLALDTKGTLAEAERLWRAVGRENLMIKVPATREGLPAIRQLVSKGISVNVTLLFSQKVYVQVAEAYIAGLEALIASGGDPAHVASVASFFISRIDSAVDAALDDKIAKANDPSEKERLEELKGQVAIANAKLAYQDYKRLFSGDRWAKLEACGAKPQRLLWASTGTKNKAYSDVLYIEELIGPDTVNTVPPATLDAFRDHGKPKDSLEKDIDDARAVIKGLASAGVSLDAITDKLVTEGVQLFADAFDKLLGAVAFKRETVLAGRVGKQTLSLPGELGNSVKQQTEAWRSAGKIRKIWARDEAVWTDHDEAKWLGWLHAPSVAKTKLTEYQDFAKWVKSQGFTDAVVLGMGGSSLGPEVIAETFPRQDGFPKLHVLDSTDPAQVRALEASVKLDSTLFIVSSKSGGTTEPNVMKAYFFARVTEAIGADQAGRHFVAVTDPGSSMEKVATEQKFAKIFHGDPTIGGRYSVLSPFGLVPAAAAGLDLAKLLDTTLAMVRSSGTDVPPQQNPAVQLGLVMGCAGLAGRDKVTITSSKAIADFGAWAEQLIAESTGKEGKGLIPIDGEPLAEPSAYGNDRLFIDLRTEAETDAAQESKLAALEAAGHPVVRIVLKSTEAIGQEFFRFELATAVAGAVLGINPFDQPDVESAKIKTRELTAAFEKSGALPAETPALSTTEADLYTDAANAAALRKAGADGTVASWLKAHLSRVNAGDYFAVLAYIERNAAHIDALQDIRLCVRDQRRVATCAEFGPRFLHSTGQAYKGGPDSGVFLQITADDAADLPVPGQTASFGVIKAAQARGDFDVLTERGRRALRVHLKGDLGAGLKSLGAAIKQALE; the protein is encoded by the coding sequence ATGAATCCCGTCAAAGCGCTCGAAAAACACGGCCAGGCGATCTGGCTGGATTTCCTGGCCCGCGGCTTTATCGCCAACGGCGACCTGAAGAAACTGATCGAGACCGACGGGGTGAAGGGCGTCACCTCCAATCCCTCGATCTTCGAAAAAGCGATCGGGGCGACCGACGAATATGACGGCGCGATCGGCGAGGCGCTGAAGAAGGGCGACCGCTCGGTCGGCGATCTCTACGAGACACTCGCCGTCGAAGACATCCAAAACGCCGCCGACGTGCTGCGTCCGGTTTACGACAAACTCGAGCACCGCGACGGCTTCGTCAGCCTCGAAGTCTCGCCCTATCTGGCGCTGGACACCAAAGGCACGCTGGCGGAAGCCGAGCGGCTGTGGCGCGCGGTCGGTCGCGAAAATCTGATGATCAAGGTGCCGGCGACCCGCGAAGGTCTGCCCGCGATCAGGCAGCTCGTCTCCAAGGGCATCAGCGTCAACGTCACGCTGCTGTTCTCGCAGAAGGTCTATGTCCAGGTCGCCGAGGCCTACATCGCCGGCCTCGAAGCGCTGATCGCCTCCGGTGGTGATCCGGCGCATGTCGCCAGCGTCGCCAGCTTCTTCATCAGCCGGATCGACAGCGCGGTCGATGCCGCGCTCGACGACAAAATCGCCAAGGCGAACGATCCGTCCGAAAAGGAGCGGCTGGAAGAGCTGAAGGGCCAAGTGGCGATCGCCAACGCCAAGCTCGCTTACCAGGACTACAAGCGGCTGTTCAGCGGAGACCGCTGGGCGAAGCTCGAAGCCTGCGGAGCCAAGCCGCAGCGGCTGCTGTGGGCCTCCACCGGCACCAAGAACAAAGCTTATAGCGATGTGCTGTACATTGAAGAGCTGATCGGGCCGGACACCGTCAACACCGTGCCGCCGGCGACGCTCGACGCCTTCCGCGATCACGGCAAGCCGAAGGACAGCCTGGAGAAAGACATCGACGACGCCCGCGCCGTGATCAAGGGCCTCGCCAGTGCCGGCGTGTCGCTCGATGCGATCACCGACAAGCTGGTCACCGAGGGCGTGCAGCTGTTTGCCGATGCGTTCGACAAGCTGCTCGGCGCGGTGGCGTTCAAGCGCGAGACCGTGCTGGCCGGCCGCGTCGGCAAGCAGACGCTGTCGCTGCCGGGCGAACTCGGCAACAGCGTCAAGCAGCAGACCGAAGCGTGGCGCAGCGCCGGCAAGATCCGCAAGATCTGGGCACGTGATGAAGCCGTGTGGACCGATCACGACGAAGCCAAGTGGCTCGGCTGGCTGCACGCGCCGTCGGTCGCCAAGACCAAGCTCACTGAATATCAGGACTTCGCCAAATGGGTGAAGAGCCAGGGCTTCACCGACGCGGTGGTGCTCGGCATGGGCGGCTCCAGCCTCGGCCCCGAAGTGATCGCCGAGACCTTCCCGCGGCAGGACGGTTTCCCGAAGCTGCACGTGCTGGACTCGACCGATCCGGCGCAGGTCCGCGCGCTCGAAGCCAGCGTCAAGCTCGACTCGACGCTGTTCATCGTGTCCTCGAAGTCCGGCGGCACCACCGAACCGAACGTGATGAAGGCTTACTTCTTCGCGCGTGTCACCGAAGCGATCGGCGCCGATCAGGCCGGTCGCCACTTCGTCGCCGTCACCGACCCCGGTTCGTCGATGGAGAAGGTCGCGACCGAGCAGAAGTTCGCCAAGATCTTCCACGGCGATCCGACGATCGGCGGACGCTACTCGGTGCTGTCGCCGTTCGGCCTGGTGCCGGCTGCGGCCGCGGGCCTCGACCTTGCCAAGCTGCTCGACACCACGCTGGCGATGGTCCGCTCCAGCGGCACCGACGTGCCGCCGCAGCAGAACCCTGCGGTGCAGCTCGGTCTGGTGATGGGCTGCGCCGGGCTTGCAGGCCGCGACAAGGTGACGATCACGTCGTCGAAAGCGATTGCGGATTTCGGCGCCTGGGCCGAGCAGCTGATCGCTGAGTCGACCGGCAAGGAAGGCAAGGGTCTGATCCCGATCGACGGCGAGCCGCTGGCCGAGCCGTCGGCCTATGGCAACGACCGGCTGTTCATCGATCTGCGCACCGAAGCCGAGACCGATGCGGCCCAAGAGTCGAAGCTCGCGGCGCTGGAAGCGGCCGGCCATCCGGTGGTGCGGATCGTGCTGAAATCGACCGAGGCGATCGGCCAGGAGTTCTTCCGCTTCGAACTGGCGACCGCGGTCGCGGGGGCGGTGCTTGGTATCAACCCGTTCGATCAACCCGACGTCGAAAGCGCCAAGATCAAGACCCGCGAACTCACTGCGGCGTTCGAGAAGTCCGGTGCGCTACCGGCAGAGACCCCTGCCCTGTCGACCACCGAAGCCGATCTCTACACCGACGCCGCCAACGCCGCGGCGCTGCGCAAAGCGGGTGCCGACGGCACGGTCGCGTCCTGGCTGAAGGCGCATCTGTCGCGCGTCAATGCCGGCGACTATTTCGCCGTGCTCGCCTATATCGAGCGCAACGCCGCGCATATTGACGCGCTGCAAGACATCCGGCTGTGCGTCCGCGACCAACGCCGGGTGGCGACCTGTGCCGAATTCGGCCCGCGGTTCCTGCACTCGACCGGGCAGGCCTACAAAGGCGGACCGGACAGCGGCGTCTTCCTGCAGATCACCGCCGACGATGCTGCCGACCTGCCGGTGCCGGGCCAGACCGCCAGCTTCGGCGTCATTAAAGCGGCACAGGCGCGCGGCGATTTCGACGTTCTCACCGAACGCGGCCGCCGCGCCCTGCGGGTTCACCTCAAGGGCGATCTCGGCGCCGGGCTGAAGTCGCTCGGCGCAGCGATCAAACAAGCGCTGGAGTGA